A genomic region of Gossypium hirsutum isolate 1008001.06 chromosome D01, Gossypium_hirsutum_v2.1, whole genome shotgun sequence contains the following coding sequences:
- the LOC107922620 gene encoding uncharacterized protein, whose protein sequence is MHAKTDSEGTSIDASWPPRSPRRPVYYVQSPSNHDVEKMSYGSSPTASPTHHYYHCSPIHHSRESSTSRFSASLKNPRSLSAWKHVQLGRGDDDDDDDDDEMDVRDGSKANKIRLYLCLVFLFFVLFTVFSLILWGASRSYKPKILVKHIVFENFHYQAGNDQSGLPTDMFSLNSTVKISYRNPATFFAVHVTSTPWELHYFQLKIASGQMKKFTQSRKSQRKVVTIVKGSQVPLYGGIPVLVASREHLNTIAVPLNLTFVMRSRAYILGRLVKTKCYGRIRCSVTLRGNKLGTALNLTDSCIYQ, encoded by the exons ATGCATGCAAAAACGGATTCAGAAGGGACGAGTATCGATGCGTCATGGCCGCCAAGGTcgcctcgaaggcctgtatacTATGTTCAGAGCCCTTCTAACCATGACGTTGAGAAGATGTCGTATGGGTCAAGCCCCACGGCTTCACCAACCCACCATTATTACCATTGTTCCCCCATTCACCATTCCAGAGAGTCATCTACGTCTAGGTTCTCGGCTTCTCTTAAGAATCCCAGGAGTCTTTCTGCTTGGAAGCATGTGCAGCTTGGTCGTGGCGATGatgacgacgacgacgacgatgATGAAATGGACGTTCGTGATGGGAGTAAGGCTAATAAAATCAGGCTTTACCTTTGCCTTGTTTTCTTGTTTTTCGTGCTGTTTACCGTCTTCTCTTTGATCTTGTGGGGTGCTAGCAGGAGTTACAAGCCTAAAATCCTCGTTAAG CACATAGTGTTTGAGAACTTCCATTATCAGGCAGGAAACGATCAATCAGGGTTGCCAACAGATATGTTTTCGCTAAATTCAACGGTCAAGATCTCATACAGAAATCCAGCTACATTCTTTGCCGTCCATGTCACTTCTACCCCTTGGGAGCTTCACTATTTCCAGCTCAAAATTGCCTCTGGACAG ATGAAGAAGTTTACTCAATCTAGAAAGAGTCAGCGGAAAGTGGTGACGATTGTGAAAGGGTCTCAAGTTCCGCTATATGGTGGGATACCAGTTCTTGTAGCCTCTAGGGAGCACCTGAACACCATAGCAGTACCTCTTAACTTGACATTTGTGATGAGGTCAAGGGCCTACATTCTGGGCAGACTGGTAAAGACAAAGTGCTATGGACGAATCCGATGTTCTGTCACTCTGAGAGGAAACAAGCTTGGGACGGCCCTTAATTTGACAGATTCGTGTATTTATCAGTGA
- the LOC107920938 gene encoding lysine histidine transporter-like 7 → MGEVVVPIEDKSKHVLPLYLPPTPVPFQIITIKDTPGAAAGVSPPPQGVVNLSELESWLPLTESRNGSTFSAILHLLCSGIGFQVLFLPVAFASLGWAWGIICLSIAFMWQLYTTWLLVNLHEPVPGIRCSRFVRMSILAFGPKLGKLLAIFPVMYLSGGSCVMLIITAGSSMEQLFNIICEEGTMCGSMSLSGTQWFLIFTCIALIIAQLFPNLNSIARVSLTGAITSIGYCTMIWALSISKGRPNDVSYGIPVADRTGMTGFGNILNAIGIIMLAFRGHNLILEIQGTLPSDSKHPSRKSMWRGVMVSYMIIAMCLFPLAIVGFWAYGNKIPEEGILTAFTKFHGQDTSKYVIGLIYIWLTISCITSYQIYAMPAFDNLEFIYASSKKRRCPGWVRAGIRLFFGGVTFFVAVAFPFLGKLAPLIGGMAAVPLTFVYPCFMWISIRKPRAKGAMWSLNLGVGSIGIVLSLLLIVAAVWKLDDKGLNANFFRP, encoded by the exons ATGGGAGAAGTAGTAGTACCCATTGAAGACAAGTCGAAGCATGTGCTTCCACTTTATCTACCACCTACGCCCGTTCCTTTCCAAATTATCACCATTAAGGACACGCCTGGAGCTGCGGCTGGAGTTTCTCCGCCACCACAGGGTGTGGTCAACCTTAGTGAACTTGAATCTTGGCTGCCTCTAACCGAGTCCAGAAATGGCAGCACTTTCTCTGCTATTTTACATCTGCTTTGTTCAGGGATTGGGTTTCAGGTCCTTTTCCTCCCTGTTGCTTTTGCAAGTCTTGGATG GGCATGGGGGATCATATGTTTGTCCATAGCATTCATGTGGCAACTCTACACCACATGGCTTCTAGTAAATCTTCATGAACCTGTTCCTGGAATCCGTTGCAGCAGATTCGTCCGCATGTCAATTCTTGCCTTTG GCCCAAAGCTTGGGAAGTTGCTGGCAATCTTCCCAGTAATGTATCTATCAGGAGGCTCTTGTGTTATGCTTATTATCACAGCAGGAAGTTCCATGGAACAACTTTTCAACATCATATGTGAGGAAGGAACCATGTGTGGATCCATGTCCCTGAGTGGTACACAGTGGTTCCTCATATTTACTTGCATAGCCCTTATCATTGCTCAATTATTCCccaatttaaattcaatagccCGAGTTTCTCTAACCGGTGCCATAACTTCCATTGGGTACTGTACTATGATATGGGCTCTATCCATCAGCAAAGGCAGGCCAAATGATGTCTCTTACGGCATACCAGTTGCTGACAGAACTGGTATGACTGGATTTGGTAACATCTTGAATGCCATTGGCATCATTATGCTTGCATTCAGAGGTCACAATCTTATTCTTGAGATTCAG GGGACATTGCCATCAGATTCAAAGCACCCATCACGGAAATCTATGTGGAGAGGAGTAATGGTATCGTACATGATAATAGCAATGTGTTTATTTCCACTTGCAATTGTTGGATTTTGGGCTTATGGAAACAAG ATACCTGAAGAAGGGATTCTAACTGCATTTACAAAATTTCATGGACAAGACACTTCAAAGTATGTAATAGGCCTGATCTACATATGGTTAACTATAAGTTGCATAACGTCATACCAAATCTATGCCATGCCTGCTTTCGACAACTTAGAGTTTATTTACGCCAGCAGTAAAAAAAGGCGATGCCCAGGGTGGGTTCGTGCCGGTATACGCCTTTTCTTCGGAGGGGTCACGTTCTTCGTAGCAGTGGCTTTTCCCTTCTTGGGAAAATTGGCACCTTTAATTGGAGGAATGGCAGCTGTGCCTTTGACGTTTGTATATCCATGTTTCATGTGGATTTCGATCAGAAAACCACGAGCAAAGGGTGCAATGTGGAGTCTCAACTTGGGAGTGGGTTCTATTGGCATTGTACTCAGCCTTTTGTTAATAGTTGCTGCTGTATGGAAATTAGATGACAAAGGCCTGAATGCCAACTTCTTCAGGCCTtaa